The following nucleotide sequence is from Trifolium pratense cultivar HEN17-A07 linkage group LG2, ARS_RC_1.1, whole genome shotgun sequence.
CTTTATGCCTCTCTTTTAAATGGGACCCCACTACAAATGCATTTTCTTGAAGCTTTTCCTTCTCTATTACTTTTAAAACAGCCAATCCTGCAGCTGTACAAACAGCATTTCCACCAAAGGTATTAAAGTAACTTCGGCGAGTCAAGACCTTTGCAATCTCAGTAGTAGTTACAACAGCACCAAGAGGAATGCCATTTCCAATACCctgcaaaaaaacaaaaacaagaaaacaagCCAACAACAATGAGCATACATACTTGACAAGGCATACATATTGTGTGCGTAGATATAGATGTAGATATTAGAAATATGCACGGCTCAAAAGTCACTGTCACAATGGCATTGCATTCTTGATATTAAGAGAATCTCTGTCAAATACATCGCAATTGTGCTTTCATTGCTGTTGTAGAGATATCAAACTCATTGATGTTGCAGATCAAATCGTAATTGcattttcttttaagaaaaaaacCTTGGATATAATGtatcaattataatttatagTCTATGCATCACTTTAATGACCAGACAAGGCAAACATTCTGTTTTTTGACGCAGACGGCTAGACTTTTCTGTTTGCTAAATTAATTGAAGATAGATTCTTTCTACTCTAACAAGGAGAGAAGAGTTACCTATGTCAGGTTGAACACCATGGGATTCAAATCCCCATAAATTACTACCAGTGCGAGCAAATCCAGACTGAACCTCGTCAGCAATACAAAGACCTCCAGCTTTTCTAACACTATCATAGGCAGCAGACAAGTAACCAGCTGCCAATTCAACAATGCCCCCCACTCCCTAACATAAACAACAAGAGCATCATTAACAAATgtgtttgcttataaaaaaagctTATGATATCATATCACCGATTCATTTTGGATAGGAAATTACACCATACAGATTTACTTCATGATACATCAGTTTACACTATTTTAGTATTAGTATTACACAATTTCTTAAAAGTTAAACACTGAGAGATAAGTTTAACTTAATAAATAACACTAAAAAAGTGGTTTATCACTATCTAATGCATTATTTCAAATTGCAGTACATAAAACTAGGATTATGTAATCTCATCTGCTACTGTCAAAATGCCAAACTAGCCGCAATAAACAAAGATACTAAAACTAGGACACAAACATGAACAATAGAGTGacaaatttcaatcaaattcaaaatatcatGATAACATATCCCAAATTTCAAACTCGCTACTGCATATTGAAGCTAAATCATGAGACATGCatacaaatttcaatttaaaagtgaaattagatcaaaataaggaaaaattagaaaaagagtaaaattggaataaaactAGGGcacaaaataagaaaagaaatcaTACGGTCGGCAATCACGGAAGAGCTCGGTGAGGTGAAATCGGCGTCGAAGGGAAGAGGTAGAGCTTACAGATACGAAGCTCACGGAACGACGGTGGATCTAAAGCGGTGCCGTTGAGAGGGAAGGAAGAGAAAGCGATGGCGGTGGCTTATTGGAAACGTTTTGAGAGAAGAAATTTGAGGATTGCAAAATTCAAAGAAGAAATTGaagttttaaaaattcaaagaaaaaattgagCGTTAAAATGTAGAGGGAGAATGATAACAAAGCGCGCGTTTCTATCttagattaagaaaattaaaaattaaaaatgggaTTATCTCGCGCGACCCACAATTTGTGATAAGTCTCACGTTGGATATCAGTTGAGCCGGACAAAGTTTATAAGAATGAGGTAATTGTTACCGTACAAGTCAGTTTTATAGTGTTGAGTTAAGTTTAATACTCAATTataatgaaaaacaaattgTTCATTTTGACGGGTTTCAATAACGTATCAAATGgttataaatttttatgaaatttaacatgaatgatttatatcatatacactttcaattcaacgattaattttgtaaaatttagaATAGACATTACGATTTCAaagataattatatttttcttaataattgAAAGATAATTATCAACCTTATGAACAATTCAATTCCTCATAATCACTTTCACTCCTGattacttaattaatttgtattatCATAAGCACAATACTAACTTCAATTTCTATAAATTATTAACTCAAAGGTTGAACAACCTTCATTCACCTTCTGAGTATCAATCAAATTCTTATTAGTAATCAAATTACAAtcacttatcaaaataaaaggATTAATATAAGATATAATAGGTTATGTATAACTCATAATGTGCCATGATCAGgatcataataattttatagcTTAACATATAGTGTCAAACTTCTACTATATATCAATGTGTcaagacaataaataacaaatgTGGTAAACACCTATGAAGACATGTCAATActagtaataattttatttaaaaaaaaattaaatataattatatgacAATGTTGTATCAAACGCTAACACATGTCAGACTAACACATCTCAGACATCAAATACATCTTCAATTTCAGTTGTTAGCATATTAGCAGCACCACCCCATCCATAAGGACAAAATGTGATTATATATTCTAAGGATCCACAACTCACAAGTGGAGTAGGAGTATCAAAAGCATAGCTAAAATAATTAGGACAAGCATCCTTAAATATTTTAGAATAAACATTTGACTTACACTTCTCAGGACTTCCATAACCATTCCTACAACAAAAATTATCAAGATCAAAAGCCAAACAAGCACTTTTACATGCCACAACTTCTCCATTAGAATTCAAAACCTCAAGCTCATGAGGACACAAATTTTTAACATCCTTCAAACAACCTTGAATGTTACACTTTGAATTTATGTTCTTGTTAGGGACCACAACCGAAACCGGAATATTGTAACCATCAACGAGACTAACATCATAGAAATTTGGTTTTCCTTTATCACCTTGAAGTGTGATTTCAACTAATGTAGCTGGAGGAGTTCCTATAGCTCCATTGCAAGCTAATTTTCCATCACAATCTCCTGTTTCACAAGATGGTTTCCAATTATTTGAAGCAAAATTGCAACCTGTTCTAGCCCAAATTCTACCACTCCATGACCATGGTGCTATAATTTTCTTAGTTTGGCTTGAAGGAAGGTAGAATCCACCATTTGCTATAATTGGTTGACCAGTGTTTGGTGCTGTTGCTGGCCATATTGGAAATGGACATTTATTGTGTATATAGAATGTTGCTTGATGTCCCTCTACATTCCCTGCAAATTTTTTCATGGAAGTGATTAAATATAACATCTTTTGGAGTCGAACAACAGATGCACCTTTAATTTGATGTGTCGGTGCTATATagttacacacacacactagCTAACGAAGTATTTGGATTAGACGAATTAATTGTGTCACGCGTACTACCTCTTAGTCAAGTGTGTGAAACTGATTTTACGATTTAAATCGTTTGATCCCAAATTAATAGCCCTCTGCATATGTAATGCAATGTCCCTGCCAACTAGGATCAAACTGTTTCAGCATGTTTTACATGTCCAGTATAATTTCAGCACGTTGTCAGTTTTGTATATTAttacttaaaatatttttataaatatatacattatgatatataattgtaaaaatgaataaataaaaaaatagactaTTGATGCATCTTTTTGTCAAGTAATATAGTGACTAGATTCACACACTCTAAGTATGAAAAATTTATAGTTAGAACTCCAACCCTTCCAATAATATCTCTGCTAGCTATCAACCCCTCCGACACTTGCAGAACTTATGTTATCGATACATAGTTACCAAACTCAAATAAAAATGCTAGGATATGAAATGTATCTAGGAATATTTGGataatataaatatgaaattacCATAGAAAATGCAGCCCGAGATTATGAATAAAATTGTTATAGACTCTAGTAGCTGCATTCTGAAGATTAACAGAATATGTTATATGTTTAACATCTAGTGATCTAGTATATATATTGTATATGAGGATTAAGGAGTAAATAATACTTAGTTCTTCGATTGCACTCAAAGATTCAATGAGGATATATAATCTTTGCGGAAAAGGGAACATAACTATGATTTATAGCTTTAAGCATTGTCTTTACTTGAAGAAGATCAATAAATAATTATCGGCCATACAGACATTTACAGGTGCACACTGAGAGAATGATAAAAATGTTGccttgtttttaaaaaaaaaaaaaaaaaaacttaatggttggatttgtgttttgtttgaaTCAATCAGTTCTGTAATTTTTTTCCCATCTACTTTTTTtccacaaaaccaaacacaaaTCCTATATAATTTCTAAAACCAAATACGATCTAAAACTTTTGATAGACTTCAAATTTTTTAAGATGGAAATCAACAATATGCAAATTCACAAATTTggatattaattttaattcgACTTTGgggaaaatttaaatttttgtaatctccaattaaaatgaaaatatgttaAAGTCACGGTTTgctaaacataaattaaattaagatcCTTATGGTGCTTGATATGTTAAAAATAAGAGGAAATTAAACTGAATAACTTTTATTATACCCTGtctaatttaaaaattgattatgggattgataaaatatatagcaaagtacaagagaaaaacaagaattttattttatccatAAATTTGATctcttaaatttttattcagTTTAACTTGAATAACACTATTGTTGtaaaaaatcaaacaatcaTCATTTGAACCAAAGTGTGCAAAACATCAGACTTTTTGGGTCAAAAACATCTCCACCGCACTGGAAATTGATAAACAACAACCTCCATTATCACAGACATCTACGATTGTTTGTTATGATGTCACCAAAAAATTAGAAGAATAATCATATCATTGGAAGGAAAAAATTGTCAAATGTACCGAGTCTCATTTcacaagaaatgaaaaaaaagataaGTCATGCAAAAAGTTGTAAAATTGAATACAGATGAACATTGCTATAATTGTGCTCAGCTCTTTGGACCAAAGATATCTAGATCCTAAGGCTTTGTTTAGATTGGTGGTATgagatggaatggagtggtatgtgGTGGTATGAAGtgaagttccattgtttggattctttaaaaatgaatggaatggtATGTGATGGTATGGATTCCATCCCattccatcattttctcttatttttcttcccctCCAATTTTATGCTCCATTCCATCccgctccgctccattccatcttattccattccgctccattccgttatgtaccatcaatccaaacatagcctaaatgtataaacaaatacaaaaaacaaaaacaacaacagttTCCCCTGTTTGTTTTTCGGTATCACAATTAAACAagagttgcaattttattttcaatttttcctaTTTACAAAGTTATGACATTTAAAAACCATCTGTCCAACTCAACCAAGGCACGTCCTGTTCGTTCTCCTCGCAATAGTTGTCAATGGCATGATGCCAGACCTACTTTCAAGAATTAAGAAATTGTACATTTGGTTTGGTTGACTTGCTAGAAATCCCTTGACAAAGGTAACTGATAAAATCAATTGAAATCTAAGaatcataaacaaatattaaaatgtaAACAATGGTAAAATATGAATCGGAATGTATGTCTCATGGCCAGTCCCAAATGGTAAAAGCAGCGACGCCGCTCCACAAGGCAATGGAATATGAGACAAATCCAGCGGAGATGCCGCGAAAGCAGCACCGTCAACACCGTAAAACATTTATTTATGACGGTTACTAGAGAACTATGCAAACACTTTTCAATTTGCTCCCAATTAGTACTGAGATTAATCGGAAATCTCCcgtcactaacaaaaattaattaataaacaaatacaaaaacatcataaaataaaacaattagaatttagaaataTCTGCTCAGTGAATAAGATTGTCATTCTCATTGATTATAAAAATCTCTGAAGTCTGACATGTGAATTTGTTCTTAATTCATCACAGCAGAACAACACATTGATAAatcataaaattcaaattaaaattactaaattaaataaacaaaaaaattgataatgtaGCTCTCATATATAATGAATTATCTGCTCATACTTCGAATCAGAATAGCGTATACTGCAACAAAGGCAGAATATCACAGAGCCATAAACACAAAAtcacaataaacaaaaaataatcacaaataaaaaaataaatattatgaaaattgtttaaaattaaaaagagatCAGAAATTGGAAAAGGTTGTCGGTCACAGTAATTCAGAAACACGGACCAATGTAAACATCATCATGTCTCTCTTTTGtttcaattcaaaaaaaatatttgtcgtataaaaataaaattaaataaaaataaaaacatgaatATGAAGAAACAAAGTGAATAATAAATCATCAGAGACTTAAATACTAGGAATCATGGAAACTAATCCATCATATTGTTGCAGTTATTTTCTCATCATATGATTTATACACaacaattcaaaaacaaaacaacatagAACCCTAAGGTGAAAAAGAAACATTGATATTGAACATGAGAAAATTAACCTAGTAAAAGAGATTCATAGATATTGAGCAGAGAATTATGTGTGtgttgtgtgtgtgagtgtgaGGCTGAGAGAGAGAGACGGTGTGAATTTATAAGGATGTTTGGTAGTTTCTAGAAAACGGAAACCCTAAAAAATTTAGGAAGATTGGTGATGACCCGGTTTATACTATATGGGCCTTTGAACAATCGTATCATGTCATGTGGGGAATTACTAAAACCACCACCACCTTCttctaattgtttttttttttttgacttaaccTTCTTCTAATAGTTATGCACCGTAAAGTAGTTTTTTTCTCTGTTTGATAAAGTCAgattttgagcttatagtttaAAGGTTCtatttggaaaatatttttcaaaaaaaacttatagcttatttttcaaatattatttcaatttttaaatagtttatgagtttatagtttatagtttttcattttttcttccaattttacttctgtcatcttacttgaaaaaattaaaattttttttatgtcattttattattataagctagttcaacctcTAATTTTATCAAACGATCCAAATTCAATCAACTGTTTTATTTGCTATAAACAgacctgtttggattgacttattttttagattatgcaaaatagcttatgcaaacaaataagtttttatgtattattataagtttgtcaagattgtttatgaaaaaatggcttataaaaatacaatttagtgagaacttatgaattatcataaaaacttatttagttgcataagctattttttataagctcaaaaataagtcaatccaaacaggtgctagcttataagttattcgTTATAAGTTCATCCGCTATAAGTTAATTTATCGGATTcccgctattttttaccaaataaagCATACAGTTCTGCATACAATATATCCATTTAATccatttaacaaaataaaaagtgatctctcaaattttaaaatttcaactaaTTTGTTACtgtatatcaaaataaaaaattcaattgatatAGCTAATCCACCAAAATATGTATATGTCAAGTAATGGATTATCTCAAGATCTTAAGCGGTTAGGATAAAGTGAGATAAGTTAACCTTCTTCTAATGGAATTGGTGCATGTAAACGCATTGCTTCTTTTATAACAGTTTTCAAATATACGAGCTTGTGAAGATTTGATTTATCGACATACCCTTTTTCATTATAGACGCCTCTTTCTTCAGCTTGTGCTTTATGCATTACTTATGGATTCTTAATCAATTATGACATTGTCCATTCTAAAATTGTAAATGTGGTGTTGTTTCTGACGCTAAAGATCTCCTAGATGAGAACATGACATTATTTgtaatatcaaatatatatttttttaaattcacaacaatattttttaaggaAAAGAATGGTGGATAACATCGCTGTAAACTATAACATCTCAACTATATTAACACTTTAacaataatatttgtttttttttttttatcaatcaaaaatatttgttattaaatTAGCTTTGAGTTGAGTTATATGAATCACtagtaaattctaatatgaactATTTCATCAAGTGGTTTATGGTGTAccgtcatgaataacattataacgaatacgaattttacaaaatttaccattggattgaaagtttatatcatatagatcatccatagaaaaatttagaaaaactgaaaatcatttgatttgttattgagacagatcaagattaacggtttattaaataacgtaaatcttgatgggtctcaataacatatcaaatgattttcaaaatatttaaaaaaaaattatggatgatctatacgatataaactttcaatctaacagtgaatttcgtaaaattcatattcgataaatcacttgtccacggtggcaTTAGCCATGAATCACTTACGAAGAAATGTCTAAATCATATTTATCATGCTCACAATTTCAagaacaaaatttgatttcttatCATTTGCTATCTAAATCTACTATTTGACTCAATTATGGCTATTATCCAAAAGTTTCTCCATGTAACATGCTAACCAAAGGGATTCTTAGACAAAGCTTTAAATATCTATAGTTCAAGATAAGTATGAGacaaaacacaaaagaaaaaataatttaatatggaACATATTTTTTCTTATGTTATGGATGAATTTTGTTACTAATAATTCCAATTATTCATAGACTTTTAATAGTAACATAGTACTAACCAAAATTGTTGCTTTGACAACATTGTCTGATAAGGGATGTTCCAAATCACTGTCCTTTTGCAGCTTCAAAAGAACAACAAAATCctctcctttttcttctttgtccCTAGTTTCCAAATTCTTTTGTCTATGATTTCTTACTACATTCTTTAGTATCTCATCAATTTCCCTATGAAGCTTCACAATTCCTTGCCTTAATCCTATAAGAACTTGAAGAATTCCAATTGAAGGAAACAAATCTGCCAGAGAAAACCCTCCAGCCATCTTTGATACATCGATCCTTCATAAGTTTACTAAAAGCTGTTCTTGAAGTTATTCCATAAGCCAATAGTTTATCATTTTTAGAAGGTGTAATGAAGTAGCAAATAGTTTAGTTAGCCTGTCAAAAATCAGTGGTTGTTGTAGTTGGTTGGGGTGCATCCCAGACTATTGTATGAACTCATTGTAAGGATCTTTTATCTATAAAATGAAACTTTCAttggtttgtaaaaaaaaaaaacaacaataacaaaccAAAATCACGTATAAATCTATACAATAAGATAATTATGAACgatataataaaaacataaattaacaactttaaaaatatattacgGAGTGATTCTATTTTATTCAACCCAAATTAGAGGGGCAGCAAAATAGTGGtaacaaataacaaataaaatggAATAAACACCACTAGTTTAAGTACTTATActccatttatttttaaataattcaagCAATTGAATTTCATCACATATCACTTTAATCAGATTATGTCATTTCAAACATAGCATAAAAGATGAGAAATCCacatctttttttaaataattttcaaaattcgCACTTCTGGTTTGGAGCTTGCTCTTCAATCGGTCTTTGGAGTTGTTTGTGGTTGCGGCGGCGGTTTTGTgtttttcaagtgttttggatCTGGATGGGTTTCGGTTACTTCCAGTTCTGCGGTGGCTCGTCTTTCTGGTATGGTGTTGACGGCGGATTTGGGTCTTCGTTCGTGGTGGTACTAGTTTTAAGGCGGTGGTTGCTTGTTGTGCGgctgttttgtttgtttgcagTGGTGTTGGAAGCTTTTGCTTCCTATTCCACTAGGTTTTTTTGTTGTTCACAGTGGCGTTGGGCTGCATGTGGCGGATTCGGCGGTTGTTCGGTGGTGCTGGTTTGCAGTAGGGCGTTGGCGTGAGTTCTAACCAATTGCGTACAAGGTGAAAGATGGATGTGGTGGTTGTGATGGTTCTAAGTTGGGATGGTGGTGGCTGCGTCAGATCTGAGAAGGGGGTGGTGTGGCGGCAGCTGCGACGGTTCTGAGTTGGAGGTGTTGTGACGGTGTGGTGGTGAGGTGTTGACGTGGAGGTGTTGGTTTTGGCGCCGCCGGTGTGAGGTTGATGTTGTGTGAGACTGGTTTTCCTCGATACGGGATTCTCTGACAAGCTTACAAATCCGTTGAGATCTGCATGACTCGTTTTTTAGCCTCAGTGTTGACTCGATACGAGATTTGTAGGTTTCT
It contains:
- the LOC123910310 gene encoding alanine--glyoxylate aminotransferase 2 homolog 3, mitochondrial-like — its product is MYHEGVGGIVELAAGYLSAAYDSVRKAGGLCIADEVQSGFARTGSNLWGFESHGVQPDIGNSSLLGIGNGIPLGAVVTTTEIAKVLTRRSYFNTFGGNAVCTAAGLAVLKVIEKEKLQENAFVVGSHLKERHKALKDKYEVIGDVRGQGFMLGVELVTDRELKTPAKEETLHVMDQMKGKVSILIG
- the LOC123906459 gene encoding thaumatin-like protein yields the protein MQLLESITILFIISGCIFYGNVEGHQATFYIHNKCPFPIWPATAPNTGQPIIANGGFYLPSSQTKKIIAPWSWSGRIWARTGCNFASNNWKPSCETGDCDGKLACNGAIGTPPATLVEITLQGDKGKPNFYDVSLVDGYNIPVSVVVPNKNINSKCNIQGCLKDVKNLCPHELEVLNSNGEVVACKSACLAFDLDNFCCRNGYGSPEKCKSNVYSKIFKDACPNYFSYAFDTPTPLVSCGSLEYIITFCPYGWGGAANMLTTEIEDVFDV